In Shewanella sp. GD04112, the sequence AATCCGCAGGGTATCCCGCTGCTTTATCTGCATGGTGGTCCTGGTGCAGGCGCTAGTGTGAGTGAGCTCAGTTTATTTAACCCCGAGCATTATTGGATTTTACTGCTAGATCAACGAGGTGCGGGACAATCGCTGCCCGCTGGCGAGTTGGAACATAACCATTTAAATGGGCTTATCTGCGATATTGAGGCGATTCGGATTCACTTAGGCATAGCGCGTTGGTGCCTAGCGGGTGGCTCATTTGGCGCCACCTTAGCCTTAATTTACAGTGGTTTATTTCCTCATCGAGTGATTGCTCAAGTACTGTGGGCAATGTTTATTCCCTCCAAGGCCGGCATTGAATGGCTCTATGCGCCCTCGGGCGCAGCGCAGTTATATCCACAGGCTTACCGTGAATTTGCCGCGCCTTCTATTGGATTGGCGGATTTATTTACGCATTATCAGCTAGGATTTAACGCCCAAGATGAGGTAACTCGCCACGAATTTGCCCGCCGTTGGATCCAATGGGAATTAACCCTAGCGGGCGTACCAACTGGCCTACCTAAGCGGCTTGCGCCGCCGCTATTCGCCTTAGCTCAAATTGAGCTGCACTATGCGCAAAATGATTACTTCAATATGTTCAGTGTATTACAACGGGTGACATCTCAAGTCTCTGCGCGTACCCTGCTATTACAAGGCACGCAGGATGCCGTCTGTCCGGCACGCTTATTAGCCGCATTTGGGGCAAAAATCGATAACCCCAGGATACAAATCCACACTATTGTTGATGGCGGGCATTCGTTGAATAGTGAAATACTCTCACTTGCCGTCACACTCGAAATTCAAGCCATGTGGTCTTGGATAAAGCGACAGGAGTTTGCATGAAATTAGCTATGATTATTGCCGCCATTTTAGGATTAACGGCCTGCGCAGCCACCTCATCCTCAACCCCAGAACCTCAATCCTCATCTTCTGCGGTCGAATCCACCGAGGTGCGTGCTCCCGTGGCGCCTAAAGTGGTGCAGTTGGCTGGAATGACCAATGAGGCCGCCGCTGATGCTTTGTATCAGGCCTTAATTAATGCCAACTATTTAGCCACCAAAGTCGGGGCGGATAAGGTTGCGGTGCAATTTGGCAATAATGATTTTATGCTCGAACCCAGTATAAATGCTGCGGGGATTGACCGTATTCTGATGAACCGTTTTTATGCGGTGCATCCACAGTTGCAGGCCAGCCCTGAACTGCCCGCGGTGATTGGCGAACTAAACGCCAAGCTAAACTTCGCTAAATTTGTATTGCGCGAGCAGGGCGCAGTGATCCAAATCCAAGGTACCGTGACCTTTGCCGATAAGGTCGAAATCGAGGAGCTTCGCCGTTTTATGCTGTGGACCGATGGCGGCTTGGCAGAAATCGCTAAGTCCTTGCCGGAGGGAATTGAGCAGTATCTGCGCCCAATTCCTTTGATGCCCGTTGTAAAGTCTTAATTTAAAGGAAAAGTTGTGATCGCTTTAATTCAAAGAGTCAGCCGCGCCAGCGTGGTGGTGGACAATCAAACCATAGGTGCAATCGATAAGGGTTTGTTAGTTTTACTTGGGGTTGAGCGGGAAGATAACCGCGAGAAGATGGAGAAATTAGCCACTAAGGTGATGAGTTATCGAGTGTTTTCCGATGAAAATGGCAAGATGAATCTCAACTTAACTCAGGCGGGTGGCTCGCTTTTAGTGGTGTCGCAATTTACCTTGGCCGCCGACACTGGCCGTGGCCTGCGCCCGAGCTTTTCGGGGGCGGGTACACCCGAGCAAGCGCTTGGCCTGTATGAAGAATTTGTCGCCTTTTGCCGTGCGCAGGGGGTAACGACTGAAACGGGACAATTTGGCGCCGACATGAAGGTCGAGCTGGTCAACGATGGTCCAGTAACCTTCAATTTGCAGGTATAACCCACAGGAAAATGTGCCAACGGCAGTAAGGACATGCACATGGACGAATTATTGAACCAATTGCGCCAGACCTGGCACAGCACCATTCCCGTTAGCGAGTATATGCAGATAGCGCCAGTTTCCTTCGCCGAAGGCGAACTGCGCGTGAGTGCGCCACTGGCGCCGAATATCAATCTGCATAACACTATGTTTGCGGGCAGTATTTATACCCTTATGACGCTCACAGGTTGGGGCATGGTGTGGCTGCAACAGCAGCTTCAGCAGGTGGATGGCGACATAGTGTTAGCCGATGCCCATATCCGCTACATAGCGCCCGTGACCTGTGCGCCCGAGGTCAAAGTGCGCTGGCCTGAAACAGATTTAAGCCCGCTGCACCGGGGGCGTAAAGCCAAAGTAAAACTGGAAGTACAACTCTTTTGTGACGAAAAACTCTGCGCTCAATTTGATGGCTTATATGTCAGTGTGCCTAAAATGTAAAACCTTTCTAAAAAATCGAAGCTAATCTCAAATTTTATCCGCTTTTTTTCTTTTTTATGGGCTAATAAACTAGCGTCATAGAGTCGAGAGCAAGCTGAAAGACTCTCAAGTATTTCAATTTTCGGAGCAGATTATGTCTAAAGTCCTAGTGTTAAAATCCAGTATTCTTGGCGGTTATTCACAATCTGCCTTGTTAGTTGACCACCTGATCGGTAAATGGGAAGACCAAGGCGCGACCATCACAGTTCGCGATTTAGCGGGTAAAGATGTGTTGCCAATGGTTGATGGCGAAATTGCCTCTGGCCTACTTGGCGGCGCCGAGTTAACTGCACGTCAGCAAGAGATGCTCGACCTGTCTAACGCCTTAGTTGAAGAGTTAAAAGCGAACGACACTATCGTGATCACCGCGCCTATGTACAACTTCAACATTCCAACCCAGCTGAAAAACTGGATTGATTTTGTGGCCCGTGCCGGTGTGACTTTCACTTATACCGAAAACGGTCCTAAAGGCTTAGTAGAAGGTAAACGCGCTGTGTTGATCACCACCCGTGGTGGCGCTCATAAAGATGGTCCAACGGATCACATTGTGCCTTTCTTAAAAACCTTCCTCGGCTTTATCGGTATCACCGACGTGGAAGTGGTTTATGGCGAAGCGCTGAACATGGGCCCAGAAGCCAACCAAAAAGGTATCAGCGAAGCGAAACAAAGCCTCGATGCGTTAACCGTTTAATCGCAAAGATAATAAAAAATGCCAGCGTAAATGCTGGCATTTTTGTTTCTGCAGCAAGCGATTATTCGCACAGCTTGCAGCCAAGGGATATAGCGCTGGTTTCGATATAACGCACCTTAGTGCTGGCTTGGCCACGGTTGCGGCTCACGCTGTAGCGTGTTGCGCGAACCACTTTGGGCTGAGGCAGTTGTTCGCCGCTAGGTGGGCGTGGGCACTTTGTTATCATCTGCACCTCCTCACGCATCGTTGTTTTGCTTAGCTTAGGCCTTAGCTTGGCTGGCAGCACACTAAATCTTTTAGCGAGCCACCGTTGACCACACATTCAAAACCATTGGCCCTTAAAATATCGCAGCCCTTTTGGGCACGAATGCCTGCGCCGCAGTAAAGTACAAAGGGATGCTGTTTATTTTCGACCTGATGCAACCATTGGTCGAGCGTTGGCAGCGGTACGTTAATGGCCTGAGGCAAATGACCCGAGGCAAACTCCTCCGGTGAGCGCACATCGATAACGCGCGCACCTTGATCAATCAATTGCCAACATTTTTCACCGTTGCTGCTGCCAGATAATTTAGCCAGTAAAGATTGAAACATAGCTTTGCCCTCTATGATTAGAAAATTTTCAATAAGTTTATTCTAATGGATTGTCGGGCGCAAGCGCCAATCTGTTGGGCACTTTGCTTGTTGGCGTTACTCGGTGGCAGGCGCTTCCCTGTAGTAATGGATAAGATCATGAAACACCACAGGTTGATCGCTCAAGTTGCGGTAACCATGGGGTTTATCGGCGGCAAAGCGTACGGCCTCGCCCTGCTGTAATGGCTGCCACTGGCCATCGACTAACACTTCCAT encodes:
- a CDS encoding alpha/beta fold hydrolase, whose translation is MITDAHPLAAFIRRDWLMMGNGQQLHLAQYGNPQGIPLLYLHGGPGAGASVSELSLFNPEHYWILLLDQRGAGQSLPAGELEHNHLNGLICDIEAIRIHLGIARWCLAGGSFGATLALIYSGLFPHRVIAQVLWAMFIPSKAGIEWLYAPSGAAQLYPQAYREFAAPSIGLADLFTHYQLGFNAQDEVTRHEFARRWIQWELTLAGVPTGLPKRLAPPLFALAQIELHYAQNDYFNMFSVLQRVTSQVSARTLLLQGTQDAVCPARLLAAFGAKIDNPRIQIHTIVDGGHSLNSEILSLAVTLEIQAMWSWIKRQEFA
- the dtd gene encoding D-aminoacyl-tRNA deacylase, whose protein sequence is MIALIQRVSRASVVVDNQTIGAIDKGLLVLLGVEREDNREKMEKLATKVMSYRVFSDENGKMNLNLTQAGGSLLVVSQFTLAADTGRGLRPSFSGAGTPEQALGLYEEFVAFCRAQGVTTETGQFGADMKVELVNDGPVTFNLQV
- a CDS encoding thioesterase domain-containing protein → MDELLNQLRQTWHSTIPVSEYMQIAPVSFAEGELRVSAPLAPNINLHNTMFAGSIYTLMTLTGWGMVWLQQQLQQVDGDIVLADAHIRYIAPVTCAPEVKVRWPETDLSPLHRGRKAKVKLEVQLFCDEKLCAQFDGLYVSVPKM
- the azoR gene encoding FMN-dependent NADH-azoreductase, encoding MSKVLVLKSSILGGYSQSALLVDHLIGKWEDQGATITVRDLAGKDVLPMVDGEIASGLLGGAELTARQQEMLDLSNALVEELKANDTIVITAPMYNFNIPTQLKNWIDFVARAGVTFTYTENGPKGLVEGKRAVLITTRGGAHKDGPTDHIVPFLKTFLGFIGITDVEVVYGEALNMGPEANQKGISEAKQSLDALTV
- a CDS encoding rhodanese-like domain-containing protein; the protein is MFQSLLAKLSGSSNGEKCWQLIDQGARVIDVRSPEEFASGHLPQAINVPLPTLDQWLHQVENKQHPFVLYCGAGIRAQKGCDILRANGFECVVNGGSLKDLVCCQPS